Proteins encoded within one genomic window of Mesorhizobium sp. AR10:
- a CDS encoding glycosyltransferase: MAQKTIAFFPEAAFGPALNSVGIAQAVEARGHRAVFLSDPGFVDVYKGYGFEAHPVNLSEPMPPEQMAKFWEDFINGHIPNFRKSPYDQVDNYVKDCWTAIVDSAKWAQKDLPRVLDAIKPDVICVDNVILFPAIKQYGKPWVRVISCSENEIEDEDIPPHLSGCGENDHAGHQRYRDHFNAVIKPIHDDFNAFLTANNETPYPIGQFFEASPYLNLLLYPEAAKFKRRHPLDPAKFQYLEGCVRQEKPYTVPTFAKNNDGPLLYVSFGSLGAGDVDLLKRIIATLGKTRYRALINVGGYKDQYTDVPGNVIVDSWFPQPSVIPQVDAVIHHGGNNSFTECLYFGKPAIIMPYVWDGHDNATRVEETGHGFGMPRYDWTDAELVAKLEACLTDPKMKAKLAKTSAQMQSQNGPEKAAGLLETLL; encoded by the coding sequence ATGGCGCAGAAGACGATCGCGTTTTTTCCAGAAGCGGCCTTTGGCCCGGCGCTCAATTCCGTCGGCATCGCCCAGGCGGTCGAGGCGCGCGGCCACAGAGCGGTGTTCCTGTCGGATCCCGGCTTCGTCGACGTCTACAAGGGCTACGGCTTCGAGGCTCATCCGGTGAACCTGTCCGAGCCGATGCCGCCGGAGCAGATGGCCAAGTTCTGGGAGGACTTCATCAACGGCCACATCCCGAACTTCCGCAAATCACCTTACGATCAAGTCGACAACTATGTGAAGGATTGCTGGACGGCGATCGTCGACAGCGCCAAATGGGCGCAGAAGGATCTGCCGCGCGTTCTCGATGCCATCAAGCCGGACGTGATCTGCGTCGACAATGTCATCCTGTTCCCGGCGATCAAGCAGTATGGCAAGCCGTGGGTGCGCGTCATCTCCTGCTCGGAGAACGAGATCGAGGACGAGGACATCCCGCCGCATCTGTCCGGCTGCGGCGAGAACGACCATGCCGGACACCAGCGCTATCGCGACCATTTCAACGCGGTCATCAAGCCGATCCACGACGACTTCAATGCGTTCCTCACCGCCAACAATGAGACGCCTTATCCGATCGGCCAGTTCTTCGAAGCTTCGCCCTATCTCAACCTGCTGCTCTACCCCGAGGCGGCGAAATTCAAGCGCCGTCATCCACTGGATCCGGCAAAGTTCCAGTATCTCGAAGGCTGCGTGCGGCAGGAAAAGCCGTATACGGTGCCGACCTTTGCGAAAAACAATGACGGACCGCTGCTCTATGTTTCCTTCGGCAGCCTCGGCGCCGGCGATGTCGACCTGCTGAAGCGTATCATCGCGACGCTCGGCAAGACGCGCTACCGGGCGCTGATCAATGTCGGCGGCTATAAGGACCAGTACACCGACGTGCCCGGCAACGTCATCGTCGACAGCTGGTTTCCGCAGCCCTCGGTCATTCCGCAGGTCGATGCGGTGATCCACCATGGCGGCAACAACTCGTTCACCGAGTGCCTCTACTTCGGCAAGCCGGCGATCATCATGCCCTATGTCTGGGATGGCCACGACAACGCCACCCGGGTCGAGGAAACCGGCCATGGCTTCGGCATGCCGCGCTACGACTGGACCGACGCCGAGCTGGTCGCCAAGCTGGAGGCTTGCCTGACCGACCCGAAGATGAAGGCCAAGCTGGCGAAAACGTCGGCGCAGATGCAATCGCAGAATGGCCCGGAGAAAGCGGCGGGTCTCCTGGAGACTTTGCTGTGA
- a CDS encoding ABC transporter ATP-binding protein, whose amino-acid sequence MSEPRTLLAIDKVSKNFGRVTAVDGISLDIRENEFFALLGPSGCGKTTLLRMLAGFETPNDGRILLDGRDIAKIPPNKRPVNLMFQSYALFPHMSVRANVSYGLEMERLQASEIRTRVDAILATTELVPFADRKPEQLSGGQKQRVALARALVKRPRLLLLDEPLGALDKKLRGAMQLELKRLQHEVGITFVIVTHDQEESLVMADRMAVLRDGKLLQCDTPHAIYEHPADRFVADFIGVMNFVPGKATADGVLAANGARIAGTVPATLSPDAAAVASVRPERIRLFPSAQTANRVAGTVEALAYHGLDLQLHVRTALSQKPFLVRVTADAADRRPVATGDAIELGWDAADVRIFAD is encoded by the coding sequence ATGAGTGAGCCCCGCACATTGCTGGCGATCGACAAGGTGTCGAAGAATTTCGGCCGGGTGACCGCCGTCGATGGCATCTCGCTCGACATCCGTGAGAACGAGTTCTTCGCCTTGCTCGGACCTTCCGGCTGCGGCAAGACCACGCTGCTTCGCATGCTGGCCGGCTTCGAGACACCGAATGACGGGCGCATCCTGCTCGACGGCCGCGACATCGCGAAAATCCCGCCCAACAAGCGGCCGGTCAATCTGATGTTCCAGTCCTATGCGCTGTTTCCGCATATGAGCGTCAGGGCGAATGTGTCCTACGGCCTCGAAATGGAGCGTTTGCAGGCGTCAGAAATCCGCACGCGCGTCGACGCCATCCTGGCGACGACCGAGCTTGTGCCTTTCGCCGACCGCAAGCCGGAGCAATTGTCGGGTGGACAGAAGCAACGCGTGGCGCTTGCGCGGGCACTGGTCAAGCGGCCGCGGCTGTTGTTGCTCGACGAGCCGCTCGGCGCGCTCGACAAGAAACTGCGCGGCGCCATGCAGCTGGAGCTGAAGCGCCTGCAGCACGAGGTCGGCATCACCTTCGTCATCGTGACTCACGACCAGGAGGAATCGCTGGTCATGGCCGACCGCATGGCGGTGCTGAGGGATGGCAAGCTGCTGCAATGCGACACGCCGCACGCGATCTATGAGCACCCCGCCGACCGCTTCGTCGCCGACTTCATCGGCGTGATGAACTTCGTACCGGGCAAGGCCACCGCGGATGGCGTACTCGCTGCGAACGGTGCTCGGATCGCCGGCACGGTTCCCGCGACGCTTTCGCCCGACGCTGCGGCCGTGGCTTCGGTGCGACCGGAACGCATCCGGTTGTTCCCGTCGGCGCAGACAGCCAACCGTGTAGCCGGCACCGTCGAGGCGCTTGCCTATCACGGGCTTGACCTGCAGCTGCACGTCCGCACCGCTCTGTCACAAAAGCCGTTCCTGGTGCGTGTCACCGCCGACGCCGCCGACCGCCGGCCGGTCGCGACAGGCGATGCGATCGAACTCGGCTGGGACGCTGCCGACGTCAGAATTTTCGCAGATTGA
- a CDS encoding ABC transporter permease, with protein sequence MAERSPATRRTLWIVLSLVFAFLYIPIAVLVALSFNEGGLPTAWSGFSLKWYASLAGNAAILSAALNTLIVALVSTAIATLLGTLLAIGIEMRRQYGKGLEALIFAPMIIPDIVLAIALLSFFSMLDFTMGLHTIILAHVVFNLAFVCSVVRARLKSFDWSIVEASADLGASAITTFRRVTLPVILPAVVAGALLAFTLSVDEFIIAFFTAGAGRASTTLPMQIYAMIRFGITPEINALATIVMAVSITALTLSQRLNRGVIGQ encoded by the coding sequence ATGGCTGAGCGCTCCCCTGCCACGCGGCGCACGCTCTGGATCGTGCTGAGCCTGGTCTTCGCTTTCCTCTACATCCCGATCGCGGTGTTGGTCGCGCTGTCCTTCAACGAAGGCGGGTTGCCGACGGCGTGGTCGGGCTTTTCGCTGAAATGGTATGCCTCGCTCGCCGGCAACGCTGCCATCCTGTCCGCCGCCCTCAACACGCTGATCGTGGCGCTCGTCTCGACGGCCATCGCCACGCTGCTTGGCACGCTGCTGGCGATCGGCATCGAGATGCGCCGGCAATATGGCAAGGGGCTCGAGGCGCTGATCTTCGCGCCGATGATCATTCCCGACATCGTGCTGGCGATCGCGCTGCTCTCTTTCTTCTCGATGCTCGATTTCACCATGGGCCTGCACACCATCATTCTCGCCCATGTGGTCTTCAACCTCGCCTTCGTCTGCTCGGTGGTGCGCGCCCGGCTGAAGAGCTTCGACTGGTCCATCGTCGAAGCCTCCGCCGATCTCGGCGCCTCCGCCATCACGACCTTCCGGCGGGTGACCTTGCCGGTCATCCTGCCGGCGGTCGTTGCCGGTGCGCTGCTTGCCTTCACCCTTTCGGTCGACGAGTTCATCATCGCCTTCTTCACCGCCGGGGCCGGGCGCGCCTCGACCACGCTGCCCATGCAGATCTACGCTATGATCCGCTTCGGCATCACGCCGGAGATCAACGCATTGGCGACCATCGTCATGGCGGTCAGCATCACCGCGCTGACCCTGTCGCAGCGGCTCAACCGTGGGGTGATCGGCCAATGA
- a CDS encoding ABC transporter permease, giving the protein MAPALAWLTALMVVPCALVLALAFFRRGIYGGIEYTFTLENFGLVFDPLYAGIFLNSARIAGTATLIAVVIGYAAAYAISAAPRRLQPVFLFFAVLPFWSNYLIRTYAWIVLLNREGLITQLLRWFGYTGEPPSMLYTEGAVIAGLVYNYLPFVILACYAPLSRLNPELAEASRDLGASAMTTFRRVILPLTVPGIAAGAVFVFVLSIGNFVTPALLGGGRFQMIGNLVYDQFLTANDWPFGAALAMALIAIMLLVLMAQALAANRASGHTAQASGDTDG; this is encoded by the coding sequence ATGGCGCCGGCGCTGGCTTGGCTGACCGCCCTGATGGTGGTGCCATGCGCGCTGGTGCTGGCGCTCGCCTTCTTCCGCCGCGGCATCTATGGCGGCATCGAATACACCTTCACGCTGGAGAATTTCGGGCTGGTCTTCGACCCGCTCTATGCTGGCATCTTCCTCAATTCGGCGCGCATCGCCGGCACGGCCACCCTGATCGCGGTGGTGATCGGTTACGCCGCGGCCTATGCCATATCAGCCGCCCCGCGCCGGCTGCAGCCGGTGTTCCTGTTCTTTGCTGTGCTGCCTTTCTGGTCCAACTACCTGATCCGCACCTACGCCTGGATCGTGCTGCTCAACCGCGAGGGCCTCATCACCCAGCTGTTGCGCTGGTTTGGCTACACCGGCGAGCCGCCGTCGATGCTCTACACCGAAGGCGCCGTCATCGCCGGCCTGGTCTACAATTACCTGCCCTTCGTCATCCTCGCCTGCTACGCGCCGCTGTCACGGCTCAATCCCGAACTCGCCGAAGCATCGCGAGACCTCGGCGCCTCGGCCATGACCACGTTTCGCCGGGTCATCCTGCCGTTGACGGTGCCCGGCATCGCCGCCGGCGCCGTCTTTGTCTTCGTGCTGTCGATCGGCAATTTCGTCACGCCCGCGCTGCTCGGCGGCGGCCGCTTCCAGATGATCGGCAACCTCGTCTACGACCAGTTCCTGACCGCCAATGACTGGCCCTTCGGCGCTGCACTCGCCATGGCGCTGATCGCCATCATGCTGCTGGTGCTGATGGCGCAGGCGCTGGCCGCCAATCGCGCCTCGGGCCACACCGCGCAAGCCAGCGGAGACACCGATGGCTGA
- a CDS encoding spermidine/putrescine ABC transporter substrate-binding protein has protein sequence MTATYLRHRSLKISSIAVGLALALSAPASAADLVISNWDGYMAPDAMAAFKTATGVAGEVVVHATNEEIMGKLIAAGGKGYDVVFVSSPFAEVLNKLGLTEPIDHAKVPNLANLYPEATKLPHDAGNAFSVPYTWGTTGLCYRSDLVKAEPASWNDLLAPSDDLKGKTTMLATDRWLLAAGQLAKGYSVNETDPAKMAEVKDLLISAKKTLLAYDDTTFYSKLVSGEALMVQAWDGWCNYGIAEKPEIKYVIPREGSDLWVDTMVVMKASANKDAAFQFINFMLDAKNHAWAAQNIDYKVPNKPAMESLPADFLAKFPNMAMPVADLVKFEQLRDVGDAQRDYSKIVSEIKAAQ, from the coding sequence ATGACCGCCACCTATCTGCGGCACCGTTCGCTGAAGATATCTTCAATCGCAGTCGGCTTGGCTTTGGCGCTGTCGGCGCCTGCATCTGCCGCCGACCTCGTCATTTCCAACTGGGATGGCTACATGGCGCCCGATGCCATGGCTGCCTTCAAGACCGCAACCGGTGTTGCCGGAGAAGTCGTTGTTCATGCGACCAACGAAGAGATCATGGGCAAGCTCATCGCCGCCGGCGGCAAGGGCTATGACGTGGTCTTCGTCTCCTCGCCCTTCGCCGAAGTGCTGAACAAGCTCGGCCTGACCGAGCCGATCGACCACGCCAAGGTCCCCAATCTCGCCAATCTTTACCCGGAAGCGACCAAGTTGCCGCACGATGCCGGCAATGCGTTTTCCGTGCCCTATACCTGGGGCACCACCGGCCTCTGCTACCGCTCGGATCTGGTGAAGGCCGAGCCGGCGAGCTGGAACGATCTCCTGGCCCCGTCCGACGACCTCAAGGGCAAGACCACCATGCTGGCGACCGACCGCTGGCTGCTGGCCGCCGGACAACTCGCCAAGGGCTATTCGGTCAACGAGACCGATCCGGCCAAGATGGCTGAAGTCAAGGATCTGCTGATCTCGGCCAAGAAGACCTTGCTCGCCTATGACGACACCACTTTCTATTCGAAGCTGGTCTCGGGCGAGGCGCTGATGGTCCAGGCATGGGACGGCTGGTGCAATTACGGCATCGCCGAGAAGCCCGAGATCAAATATGTCATTCCTCGGGAAGGTTCGGACCTGTGGGTCGACACGATGGTGGTGATGAAGGCCTCCGCCAACAAGGATGCCGCCTTCCAGTTCATCAACTTTATGCTCGACGCCAAGAACCACGCCTGGGCGGCGCAGAACATCGACTACAAGGTGCCGAACAAGCCGGCGATGGAAAGCCTGCCGGCTGATTTCCTAGCCAAGTTCCCCAACATGGCCATGCCGGTGGCCGACCTCGTCAAATTCGAGCAGCTGCGTGACGTCGGCGACGCCCAGCGCGACTATTCGAAGATCGTCAGCGAGATCAAGGCCGCGCAGTAA
- a CDS encoding GntR family transcriptional regulator, translated as MQAVARRPRTNHLDLAQRILDMARQRGFETGAHLPEQQIASFCNVSRTPVRAALRLLTEQGVVRWEAETGYRLAIDPANQATVAADLPVTEEDELADMILRDRSARRLDQTVTVGALMRRYNAERKTVLKALKKLTDENLLDRAPGQSWLFRRAPDDPDAQGESYEFRLLLEPAAIVAPGFRLDGARAAALRQGMEALSALPEAAFDIREFQRLDIEFHGMIADGAANRFVTDALSDHLRLRRLPGTYAGVNVFRLKQSLREHVTILDHLEGRQYEVAADLLRVHLRLSRSQRPQAASRGAPALFGMISRPD; from the coding sequence ATGCAAGCCGTAGCCAGACGACCTCGCACCAACCATCTCGATCTCGCGCAACGCATTCTGGACATGGCCCGGCAACGCGGTTTCGAAACCGGCGCTCACCTTCCCGAACAGCAGATCGCGTCGTTCTGCAATGTCTCGCGAACACCGGTTCGGGCCGCTCTACGGCTGCTCACCGAGCAGGGCGTCGTGCGCTGGGAAGCTGAGACCGGCTATCGCCTGGCCATTGATCCGGCCAACCAGGCAACCGTTGCCGCCGACCTGCCTGTTACCGAGGAGGACGAACTCGCCGACATGATTCTGCGCGACCGGTCGGCGCGCCGGCTGGACCAGACGGTAACCGTCGGCGCGCTGATGCGGCGGTACAACGCCGAACGCAAGACGGTACTAAAAGCGCTCAAGAAACTGACAGATGAAAATCTGCTGGACCGCGCGCCAGGACAGTCCTGGCTTTTCCGCCGGGCACCGGACGATCCGGACGCGCAAGGGGAAAGCTACGAGTTCCGCCTGTTGCTGGAGCCCGCGGCCATTGTGGCGCCCGGCTTCCGGCTGGATGGCGCGCGGGCGGCGGCGCTTCGCCAGGGCATGGAAGCGCTATCGGCGCTGCCCGAGGCTGCGTTCGATATCAGGGAGTTCCAGCGGCTGGACATCGAATTTCACGGCATGATCGCCGATGGCGCCGCCAACCGGTTCGTCACCGATGCGCTGTCCGATCACCTCAGGCTGCGCCGGCTGCCGGGAACTTATGCCGGCGTCAACGTCTTCCGGCTCAAGCAGTCGCTGCGCGAGCACGTAACCATACTCGACCATCTGGAAGGCCGGCAGTATGAGGTTGCAGCCGATCTGCTTCGCGTGCATCTGCGACTGTCCCGCAGCCAGCGACCGCAGGCGGCCAGTCGCGGGGCCCCCGCATTGTTCGGCATGATCAGCCGGCCGGATTGA
- a CDS encoding glycosyltransferase encodes MTRKASPTIALFPEASFGAALNCVGIAQTLRARGARPVFICHAGFSGVFADYGFQEYQLPTDDPLSDSERQSYWQAFVRRHLPHFRLSPIDQLETYVAPTWEAIVDTAVNAEAPLRQLLARLKPDAVVLDNVIMFPALAAAGCPWVRVVSCAETELPDAEVPPYLSGLAAEDPSRTTFETRYLAAAAPAHDRFNRFRTDAGLAPLPKGLFLEASPDLNLLLTPTIVRRQRAEPLDPDRFVYLEGCVRSEGPFDVPVFPRNGGPLVYASFGSLGAMDVGLIKRMLAVFDRLPARFIVNVGGLRDAYRAVPDNVYLDAWFPQPSVVAKSDLFIHHGGNNSFCEALRFGVPSLIMPYCWDGHDNAQRAEETGVGDHIGRDAWTEGGLERAILGLLADDAMRARLRDNAAQMALKPGTDAAAEAILSLIGHERNA; translated from the coding sequence GTGACGCGCAAAGCCAGCCCGACCATCGCGCTGTTTCCCGAAGCGAGCTTTGGCGCCGCGCTCAATTGCGTCGGCATCGCGCAGACCCTGCGCGCGCGTGGCGCCCGGCCAGTGTTCATCTGCCATGCCGGTTTTTCCGGCGTCTTTGCCGATTACGGTTTCCAGGAATACCAGCTGCCGACCGATGATCCGCTGAGCGACAGTGAACGCCAGAGCTATTGGCAGGCCTTCGTGCGCCGACATCTGCCGCATTTCAGGCTGAGCCCGATTGATCAGCTCGAGACCTACGTCGCGCCGACCTGGGAAGCGATCGTCGACACCGCCGTCAATGCCGAAGCGCCGCTGCGCCAATTGCTGGCCCGGCTGAAGCCGGACGCCGTCGTGCTCGACAATGTCATCATGTTTCCGGCGCTGGCTGCCGCTGGCTGTCCGTGGGTGCGTGTCGTCTCCTGTGCCGAGACCGAGTTGCCCGATGCGGAAGTGCCGCCGTATCTTTCCGGCCTGGCTGCCGAGGATCCAAGCCGCACGACATTCGAGACGCGCTATCTGGCCGCCGCCGCTCCGGCGCACGACCGATTCAACCGGTTTCGCACAGATGCCGGTCTGGCGCCCTTGCCGAAAGGCTTGTTCCTGGAGGCTTCGCCCGACCTCAACCTGCTGCTGACGCCGACCATCGTGCGCCGGCAGCGCGCCGAGCCGCTCGATCCGGACCGCTTCGTGTATCTTGAGGGCTGCGTGCGTTCGGAAGGGCCGTTCGACGTTCCGGTCTTTCCGCGCAATGGCGGCCCGCTTGTCTATGCCAGCTTCGGCAGCTTAGGGGCCATGGATGTCGGCCTGATCAAGCGCATGCTTGCCGTGTTCGACCGGCTGCCCGCGCGTTTCATCGTCAATGTTGGCGGCCTGCGCGACGCCTATCGCGCGGTTCCCGACAATGTCTATCTCGACGCCTGGTTTCCGCAGCCATCGGTGGTGGCGAAGTCCGACTTGTTCATCCACCATGGCGGCAACAACAGCTTTTGCGAAGCGCTGCGCTTTGGCGTGCCGTCGCTGATCATGCCGTATTGCTGGGACGGGCACGACAATGCGCAACGCGCCGAGGAAACCGGCGTCGGCGATCATATCGGCCGGGATGCCTGGACCGAAGGAGGATTGGAGAGAGCCATTCTCGGCCTGCTGGCCGACGACGCCATGCGCGCCCGCCTCAGGGACAATGCAGCCCAGATGGCGCTGAAACCCGGAACGGATGCGGCCGCCGAAGCGATCCTCTCTCTGATCGGACATGAACGAAATGCCTGA
- a CDS encoding glutamine synthetase family protein — translation MPENHTTTMPPVSGANDPKSWLIAHAISEVECLVPDLNGVLRGKALPVAKFLKALEDRALYLPSSAFLVSIDGRYSGSIDEGFAYQDPDMRMVPDVSTLCLAPGAGVGKAYVFADAFHMDDRPWMASPRHVLRAVLDLYRQRGWRAVVAPELEFYLTAPNPDPDRPLTAPVGSNGRAETVQHPYDMAALEEFEPVIRRIYDYAAAAGLPLDTLIHESGTAQLEINFLHGDALPLADKVLLFKRMTRQAAQQSSMHATFMAKPIAAQAGSSMHLHMSVIDEAGNTLFAGSDDADTTMFGHFIGGLQKYVPEIMPLFAPNVNSFRRIRPNHSAPANVEWSHDNRSCGLRVPAGGRAARRIENRLPGADANPYLAIAGSLLAGYLGVEQKIARSAEASGNAYKIKSTLPKTMEEALDRFTACGPVRALLGEDFFQSYLRVKSVELDLFQSVVTSWERDHLLLKV, via the coding sequence ATGCCTGAAAACCACACAACGACCATGCCGCCCGTGAGCGGCGCCAACGATCCAAAAAGCTGGCTGATCGCGCATGCGATCAGCGAAGTCGAATGCCTGGTGCCCGACTTGAATGGCGTCTTGCGCGGCAAAGCCTTGCCGGTGGCCAAGTTCCTCAAGGCGCTGGAGGATCGCGCGCTTTATCTGCCAAGCAGCGCCTTCCTGGTCAGCATAGACGGCCGCTATTCCGGCTCGATCGATGAGGGTTTCGCCTACCAGGACCCCGACATGCGCATGGTGCCGGATGTTTCGACGCTCTGCCTTGCGCCCGGTGCCGGCGTGGGGAAGGCCTATGTGTTTGCCGACGCTTTCCACATGGATGACCGTCCGTGGATGGCCTCGCCGCGCCATGTCTTGAGGGCTGTTCTCGATCTTTATCGCCAGCGCGGCTGGCGGGCGGTGGTGGCGCCGGAGCTCGAATTCTACCTGACCGCGCCCAATCCCGATCCCGACCGTCCCTTGACCGCACCAGTCGGTAGCAATGGCCGCGCCGAGACGGTCCAGCACCCCTACGACATGGCGGCGCTGGAAGAGTTCGAGCCAGTGATCCGGCGCATCTATGATTACGCGGCGGCGGCTGGATTGCCGCTCGACACGCTGATCCATGAATCCGGCACCGCGCAACTGGAGATCAATTTCCTGCACGGCGATGCGCTGCCGCTGGCCGACAAGGTGCTGCTGTTCAAAAGGATGACACGCCAGGCCGCGCAGCAGTCCAGCATGCATGCGACCTTCATGGCCAAGCCAATCGCCGCCCAAGCCGGCAGCTCGATGCATTTGCACATGTCGGTCATCGACGAAGCTGGCAATACATTGTTTGCTGGCAGCGACGATGCCGACACGACAATGTTCGGCCATTTCATCGGCGGCCTGCAGAAATACGTTCCCGAGATCATGCCGCTGTTTGCCCCGAACGTGAATTCGTTCCGCCGCATCCGGCCGAACCACAGCGCGCCGGCGAATGTCGAATGGTCGCATGACAACCGCTCCTGCGGCCTGCGCGTGCCGGCCGGTGGCCGCGCCGCGCGGCGAATTGAGAACCGGCTGCCCGGTGCCGATGCCAATCCATATCTGGCGATCGCCGGCTCGCTGCTGGCAGGCTATCTCGGCGTCGAGCAGAAAATCGCGCGTTCGGCCGAGGCGTCGGGCAATGCCTACAAGATCAAGAGCACGCTGCCGAAAACCATGGAGGAAGCACTCGACCGCTTCACTGCTTGCGGCCCGGTGCGAGCGCTGCTCGGCGAGGATTTCTTCCAGTCCTATCTGCGCGTCAAGAGCGTGGAACTCGACCTGTTCCAGAGCGTCGTGACGAGCTGGGAACGCGACCATCTGCTGCTCAAGGTGTAA
- a CDS encoding NAD(P)/FAD-dependent oxidoreductase produces the protein MMGFNSGLDIGKSYYVATANPSPDYPALQRDIDADLVVVGGGCTGLSAALHAAERGLKVVLLEGGKIGWGASGRNGGQMIPGLRKGAKGLVKLYGPERAKALFDLAFEARGLVLDLIERHAIDCDLRLTGHLVGAVNGSDLRDLEDEAECLVTVMNFSHVELLTAAEARSRVDTPYHGAMYEQLGGHMHPLNYTLGLAGAAVAAGVIIHENSVALRLEREPAIRVFTDKGSVRAKHVVLAGDALLNGLEPRVNSRIMPVGNYIVATEPLEGKRNVIPANVAVSDTRFVVNYYRLSADGRLLFGGGERYTPSPPADIAGFVRPHMEKTFPQLRGCRIDHAWGGLVSVTTSRLPHVGHYGEVYFAHGYSGKGVILSTLSGKLLAEAITGDASRLDLFSTLSPMPFPGGTALRGPLYVLGMLWYAMRDRIKH, from the coding sequence ATGATGGGATTCAATTCCGGCCTGGATATCGGCAAATCCTATTATGTCGCGACAGCAAATCCGTCGCCTGACTACCCCGCCCTGCAGAGGGACATCGATGCCGACCTTGTGGTCGTCGGTGGCGGCTGCACCGGCCTGTCGGCGGCGCTTCATGCCGCCGAGCGCGGGCTGAAAGTGGTTCTGCTCGAAGGCGGCAAGATCGGATGGGGGGCGTCCGGGCGCAATGGCGGCCAGATGATCCCCGGTTTGCGCAAGGGCGCCAAGGGACTGGTCAAACTCTACGGACCCGAGCGGGCAAAGGCGCTGTTCGATCTCGCCTTCGAGGCGCGCGGGCTGGTGCTCGACCTGATCGAGCGCCACGCCATCGATTGCGACCTCAGGTTGACCGGTCACCTTGTCGGGGCGGTGAACGGCTCCGACCTACGCGACCTCGAAGACGAGGCGGAGTGCCTCGTTACCGTGATGAACTTTTCCCATGTCGAGTTGCTGACTGCCGCTGAGGCACGCAGCAGGGTGGACACGCCCTATCATGGGGCGATGTATGAGCAGCTCGGCGGCCACATGCATCCGTTGAACTACACGCTCGGTCTTGCCGGCGCCGCAGTTGCGGCAGGTGTCATCATCCATGAAAACTCCGTCGCGCTGCGGCTGGAGCGGGAACCTGCCATTCGGGTCTTTACCGACAAGGGTTCGGTTCGGGCAAAGCATGTCGTGCTCGCCGGCGACGCGCTGCTCAACGGGCTGGAGCCGCGCGTCAACAGCCGCATCATGCCGGTCGGCAACTACATCGTCGCCACCGAGCCGCTGGAGGGCAAACGCAATGTCATCCCGGCCAATGTCGCGGTGTCCGACACCCGCTTCGTCGTCAACTACTACCGGCTGTCGGCAGACGGCCGCCTGCTGTTCGGTGGCGGCGAACGCTACACGCCGTCACCGCCAGCCGACATTGCCGGCTTCGTGCGGCCGCATATGGAAAAGACTTTTCCGCAATTGCGCGGCTGCCGCATCGATCATGCCTGGGGTGGGCTGGTCTCGGTGACGACCTCGCGGCTGCCGCATGTCGGGCACTATGGCGAGGTCTATTTCGCGCATGGCTATTCCGGCAAGGGCGTGATCCTGTCGACGCTGTCGGGCAAGCTGCTGGCCGAGGCGATCACCGGTGACGCGTCGCGGCTCGATCTGTTTTCGACGCTGAGCCCGATGCCCTTTCCCGGCGGCACGGCGCTGCGCGGTCCACTCTATGTGCTGGGCATGCTCTGGTACGCGATGCGCGACCGCATCAAGCACTGA